A single genomic interval of Camelina sativa cultivar DH55 chromosome 11, Cs, whole genome shotgun sequence harbors:
- the LOC109127526 gene encoding uncharacterized protein LOC109127526, with protein MLSMAASYAHLEAKQKNQKEKMKKREKERNSGHDAAHPLPVEASSASGRKSNKIYPSSLSHEQVEVKSQK; from the coding sequence atgttgtcCATGGCAGCAAGTTACGCACACCTAGAGGCCAAACAGAAGAATCagaaggaaaaaatgaaaaagagagaaaaggagagaaactcCGGCCACGATGCAGCTCATCCCCTCCCTGTCGAAGCCTCGTCTGCCTCCGGAAGgaaatctaataaaatatatcctTCTAGTTTATCTCATGAACAAGTAGAGGTCAAGTCACAAAAGTGA
- the LOC104720889 gene encoding leucine-rich repeat extensin-like protein 3 has protein sequence MDQIKTHCYVSYSSVEEAAATRQAVYNLQWPPNGGRFLTAEFVGPEEVKAKLEAPLPPPQHQPQAQVPSRPPPTALPPPPPLAKPPQIVERLPPPPPLVSEEQEPPIVTLDDLFKKTKAIPRIYYLPLSEEQVAAKLAANNNK, from the exons ATGGACCAAATTAAGACCCATTGCTATGTATCA TATTCCTCTGTTGAAGAAGCTGCAGCAACAAGACAAGCCGTGTATAACCTGCAATGGCCACCTAATGGAGGCCGCTTTCTGACAGCTGAATTTGTTGGACcagaagaagtgaaagcaaaacTGGAAGCTCCTCTGCCTCCGCCTCAACATCAGCCACAGGCTCAGGTCCCTTCACGGCCACCTCCAACAGCTCTTCCACCGCCACCACCTCTGGCCAAACCACCTCAGATCGTAGAACGtcttcctccacctcctcctctaGTCTCTGAGGAACAAGAACCTCCCATTGTCACTCTTGATGATCTTTTCAAGAAGACAAAAGCAATCCCCAGGATATATTACTTGCCCTTGTCAGAGGAGCAAGTTGCAGCTAAACTTGCagctaataataataagtgA
- the LOC104720891 gene encoding protein SCO1 homolog 2, mitochondrial codes for MLPCRRLVLSCRYGASQAATFLRRSGPSKRIQSFNYSKSTRQGHEMPDVNPLFPLGGGGGTQASSRSRARYAVPAILLGFAGFITFLHYNDERRAVPKGQSSTSSNSGCGCGSNTTVKGPIIGGPFTLMSTENKIVTEKDVCGKWILLYFGYSFSPDVGPEQLKMISKAVDKLESKHNQKILPVFVTLDPQRDSPSHLRAYLKEFDSRILGLTGAASAMRQMAQEYRVYFKKVQEDGDDYLVDTSHNMYLLNPKMEVIRCFGVEYNPDELSQEVLKEVTSVSQ; via the exons ATGCTTCCTTGTCGCCGTCTTGTTCTTTCCTGCAGATATGGTGCGAGTCAAGCCGCTACTTTTCTCCGCAG GTCTGGACCATCGAAACGAATTCAATCATTCAATTACAGTAAATCAACAAGACAGGGCCATGAAATGCCAGATGTTAACCCTCTCTTTCCtttaggaggaggaggaggaactcAAGCTTCTTCTCGTTCTCGTGCTCGTTATGCTGTT CCAGCAATTTTGCTTGGATTTGCTGGATTCATCACCTTTCTTCATTACAACGATGAGAGAAGAGCAGTTCctaaag GTCAATCAAGCACCAGCAGCAACAGTGGTTGTGGATGCGGTTCTAATACAACTGTCAAAGGTCCAATTATCGGAGGTCCGTTTACTCTTATGAGCACTGAAAACAAGATAGTTACTGAGAAAGACGTTTGCGGTAAATGGATTCTACTCTACTTTGGATACTCGTTTTCCCCGGATGTTGGTCCCGAGCAATTGAAGATGATTTCCAAAGCAGTTGATAAACTAG AGTCGAAACATAACCAGAAGATTCTGCCTGTCTTCGTCACTCTTGACCCTCAACGAGATTCACCTTCTCATCTCCGCGCATACTTAAAAG AGTTTGACAGTAGAATACTAGGACTAACCGGAGCTGCAAGTGCAATGAGGCAAATGGCACAAGAGTATCGTGTCTACTTCAAGAAAGTTCAAGAAGACGGAGACGATTATCTCGTTGATACTTCTCACAACAT gTACTTGTTAAATCCGAAGATGGAGGTTATTAGATGCTTTGGGGTTGAGTATAATCCAGATGAGCTCTCACAAGAGGTTCTTAAAGAAGTTACTTCTGTTTCACAATGA